From the genome of Carassius gibelio isolate Cgi1373 ecotype wild population from Czech Republic chromosome A16, carGib1.2-hapl.c, whole genome shotgun sequence, one region includes:
- the cers2b gene encoding ceramide synthase 2 isoform X2 has translation MLEWVSEVFWQERLWFPEGLGWADLEDRDGQVYAKARDLWVALPIAVLFLVIRQVFERYVATPLASLLGLKETVRRRVTHNLTLESYYCNTTKNPTQGSVEKLSEQTGWTERQVQRWFRRRRNQDRPNLLKKFCEASWRFAFYLLAFIGGLVALIDKPWLYDLKEMWKGFPTLTLLPSQYWYYMLELGFYTSLLFSLASDVKRKDFREQVIHHVATILLISFSWCVNYIRAGTLIMFMHDSADYLLESAKMFNYARWKNACNYIFILFAAIFIVTRLIIFPFRIMYCTWVYPVTLYPPFFGYYFFNGLLMVLLCLHVFWAALIIRLAFRFLSNNSSVEDERSDREETDESEEEEQMKNGEIKKNGPAQNGHATHNNNHSKKTE, from the exons aTGCTGGAGTGGGTGAGTGAGGTCTTCTGGCAGGAGCGTCTGTGGTTCCCCGAGGGACTGGGATGGGCTGATCTGGAGGACCGTGATGGCCAGGTCTATGCGAAGGCACGGGATCTGTGGGTGGCCCTGCCAATCGCCGTCCTGTTTCTAGTGATTCGACAGGTCTTTGAGAG ATATGTAGCTACACCGCTAGCCTCTCTGCTGGGCTTGAAGGAAACAGTCCGACGGCGAGTGACACACAACCTCACGCTGGAGTCCTACTATTGCAACACAACTAAAAACCCCACACAG GGTTCAGTGGAGAAGCTGAGCGAGCAGACGGGATGGACAGAGCGACAGGTCCAGCGCTGGTTCAGGAGGCGCAGGAACCAAGACAGACCCAACCTTCTCAAGAAGTTCTGTGAGGCCAG CTGGAGATTCGCCTTTTATCTCCTGGCCTTCATCGGTGGTCTTGTTGCACTAATAGAT AAACCCTGGTTGTATGATCTAAAGGAGATGTGGAAAGGCTTCCCTACTCTG acgcTCCTGCCGTCTCAGTACTGGTACTACATGCTGGAGCTGGGTTTCTACACCTCTCTGCTCTTCAGCCTGGCGTCTGATGTCAAGCGTAAA GACTTCAGAGAGCAGGTCATCCATCACGTGGCCACCATCCTGTTGATCAGCTTCTCCTGGTGTGTCAACTACATCCGAGCGGGAACGCTCATCATGTTCATGCATGACTCGGCCGACTATCTGCTGGAG tcagcTAAGATGTTTAACTACGCCAGATGGAAGAACGCATGCAACTACATCTTCATCCTGTTCGCTGCGATCTTCATCGTCACACGCCTCATCATCTTCCCTTTCCG GATCATGTATTGCACATGGGTGTATCCCGTGACCCTGTACCCCCCGTTCTTCGGATATTACTTCTTTAACGGGCTGCTGATGGTTCTGCTGTGTCTGCACGTCTTCTGGGCCGCGCTCATCATACGCTTGGCCTTCCGCTTCTTGAGCAATAAC TCGTCGGTAGAAGACGAGAGGTCCGACCGAGAGGAGACGGACGAGTCCGAGGAGGAAGAACAGATGAAAAATGGAGAGATAAAGAAAAACGGACCAGCTCAGAATGGCCACGCTACACATAACAACAACCACTCCAAAAAAACAGAGTGA
- the cers2b gene encoding ceramide synthase 2 isoform X1 yields the protein MLEWVSEVFWQERLWFPEGLGWADLEDRDGQVYAKARDLWVALPIAVLFLVIRQVFERYVATPLASLLGLKETVRRRVTHNLTLESYYCNTTKNPTQGSVEKLSEQTGWTERQVQRWFRRRRNQDRPNLLKKFCEASWRFAFYLLAFIGGLVALIDKPWLYDLKEMWKGFPTLTLLPSQYWYYMLELGFYTSLLFSLASDVKRKDFREQVIHHVATILLISFSWCVNYIRAGTLIMFMHDSADYLLESAKMFNYARWKNACNYIFILFAAIFIVTRLIIFPFRIMYCTWVYPVTLYPPFFGYYFFNGLLMVLLCLHVFWAALIIRLAFRFLSNNINSHTGLGRHEVVGRRREVRPRGDGRVRGGRTDEKWRDKEKRTSSEWPRYT from the exons aTGCTGGAGTGGGTGAGTGAGGTCTTCTGGCAGGAGCGTCTGTGGTTCCCCGAGGGACTGGGATGGGCTGATCTGGAGGACCGTGATGGCCAGGTCTATGCGAAGGCACGGGATCTGTGGGTGGCCCTGCCAATCGCCGTCCTGTTTCTAGTGATTCGACAGGTCTTTGAGAG ATATGTAGCTACACCGCTAGCCTCTCTGCTGGGCTTGAAGGAAACAGTCCGACGGCGAGTGACACACAACCTCACGCTGGAGTCCTACTATTGCAACACAACTAAAAACCCCACACAG GGTTCAGTGGAGAAGCTGAGCGAGCAGACGGGATGGACAGAGCGACAGGTCCAGCGCTGGTTCAGGAGGCGCAGGAACCAAGACAGACCCAACCTTCTCAAGAAGTTCTGTGAGGCCAG CTGGAGATTCGCCTTTTATCTCCTGGCCTTCATCGGTGGTCTTGTTGCACTAATAGAT AAACCCTGGTTGTATGATCTAAAGGAGATGTGGAAAGGCTTCCCTACTCTG acgcTCCTGCCGTCTCAGTACTGGTACTACATGCTGGAGCTGGGTTTCTACACCTCTCTGCTCTTCAGCCTGGCGTCTGATGTCAAGCGTAAA GACTTCAGAGAGCAGGTCATCCATCACGTGGCCACCATCCTGTTGATCAGCTTCTCCTGGTGTGTCAACTACATCCGAGCGGGAACGCTCATCATGTTCATGCATGACTCGGCCGACTATCTGCTGGAG tcagcTAAGATGTTTAACTACGCCAGATGGAAGAACGCATGCAACTACATCTTCATCCTGTTCGCTGCGATCTTCATCGTCACACGCCTCATCATCTTCCCTTTCCG GATCATGTATTGCACATGGGTGTATCCCGTGACCCTGTACCCCCCGTTCTTCGGATATTACTTCTTTAACGGGCTGCTGATGGTTCTGCTGTGTCTGCACGTCTTCTGGGCCGCGCTCATCATACGCTTGGCCTTCCGCTTCTTGAGCAATAAC ATAAacagtcacacaggtttgggacggcatgagg TCGTCGGTAGAAGACGAGAGGTCCGACCGAGAGGAGACGGACGAGTCCGAGGAGGAAGAACAGATGAAAAATGGAGAGATAAAGAAAAACGGACCAGCTCAGAATGGCCACGCTACACATAA